The following proteins are co-located in the Manihot esculenta cultivar AM560-2 chromosome 9, M.esculenta_v8, whole genome shotgun sequence genome:
- the LOC110622233 gene encoding NDR1/HIN1-like protein 1 gives MSAKDCGGHGRKRQELCRRIFAGILIFLFLVLLTILLIWAILRPSKPSFVLQDVTVYAFNVSALNYLTSNFQITFSSRNPNDKIGIYYDKLDVYAIYRNQQITLRSAIPSTYQGHNEINVWSPNIYGTDIPVAPYNGWALSEDQSTGAVLLMIKMDGRVRFKVGTFISGRYHLYVRCPAYIQFGSSTTSITAGENSVKYSVVVGCSVSL, from the coding sequence ATGTCGGCCAAAGACTGCGGTGGTCACGGCCGCAAGCGCCAGGAACTCTGCCGCCGGATTTTCGCCGGCATCCTCATCTTCCTCTTCCTTGTCCTCCTCACGATACTCTTAATCTGGGCCATCCTCCGCCCCAGCAAGCCCAGTTTCGTCCTCCAAGACGTCACCGTTTATGCCTTCAACGTCTCCGCCCTAAACTACCTCACCTCCAACTTCCAAATCACCTTCTCCTCTCGCAACCCAAATGACAAAATTGGCATCTACTACGACAAGCTTGACGTCTACGCCATCTACCGGAACCAACAGATAACTCTCCGTTCAGCAATCCCATCCACCTACCAAGGCCACAATGAAATCAACGTATGGTCTCCAAACATCTACGGCACGGACATCCCCGTCGCGCCGTACAACGGTTGGGCGCTAAGTGAAGACCAGTCCACCGGAGCAGTGTTGCTGATGATCAAGATGGATGGACGAGTGAGATTCAAAGTTGGGACCTTCATCTCTGGGAGGTATCATCTGTACGTGAGATGTCCTGCTTATATACAGTTCGGGAGTAGCACTACCAGTATTACTGCCGGTGAAAACTCCGTTAAGTACTCGGTGGTGGTGGGCTGCAGCGTAAGTCTTTGA